A genomic segment from Corythoichthys intestinalis isolate RoL2023-P3 chromosome 2, ASM3026506v1, whole genome shotgun sequence encodes:
- the ribc1 gene encoding RIB43A-like with coiled-coils protein 1, with protein sequence MTTSFDFKEKIYKVKFPLDHSFETPVERRQAAEAARKVRVFNVRQRVMGLDLDALNQQTQEKKHREKMERERDKVYDELRLKHDEKLIQKDREERKLREALHTDLTQYWSIQQRVEDSRDADLKCSLRGAFSINLTEPELGPSSMQIFQGEDIGEAQRKREQMKQTEGDLLAQMEQNERRCMKEKHREMLAEKELLQQDIRWKQRHQAEEESKKAARVALDHYNQALATEQTETRKEAHGDEERETLAEKWHILTSAMITEGWDTAVKQLKEGKPAATDEWRGMSPEQLSAIYKEREEQCIERQRQRDIEKNQEAAWNSQILKASGEARQEETRTSDLRRAKRIQADQFNTQLAKEQQAHQQYLNKELYTNKPTQDYFRQFNTTSR encoded by the exons ATGACAACTTCATTTG acttcaaagaaaaaatatacaaagtaAAATTTCCTCTTGACCACTCGTTTGAGACGCCTGTGGAGCGCAGACAAGCGGCTGAGGCCGCACGCAAGGTTCGGGTTTTTAATGTAAGGCAACGTGTAATGGGCCTTGACCTGGATGCGCTCAACCAACAGACACAGGAGAAAAAGCACCGTGAAAAAATGGAACGAGAAAGGGACAAAGTTTATG ATGAACTGCGACTGAAGCATGATGAAAAGCTAATTCAGAAAGACAGAGAGGAAAGAAAATTGCGTGAAGCTTTGCACACTGATCTGACTCAGTACTGGAGCATCCAGCAGCGTGTGGAGGACTCGCGCGATGCCGATCTCAAGTGCAGTCTGAGGGGGGCATTCAGCATCAACCTTACAGAGCCTGAGCTGGGGCCTTCCAGCATGCAGATCTTTCAG GGCGAAGATATTGGAGAGGCACAGCGAAAGAGAGAACAAATGAAACAAACAGAAGGGGATTTGTTGGCACAAATGGAACAAAATGAAAGAAGGTGCATGAAGGAGAAGCACAGAG AGATGTTGGCAGAGAAAGAGCTGTTGCAGCAGGACATCAGATGGAAACAGCGACACCAAGCTGAGGAGGAAAGCAAAAAAGCTGCCCGAGTAGCTCTCGACCACTACAATCAAGCTCTG GCTACAGAGCAGACTGAAACACGGAAGGAGGCACATGGGGATGAGGAGAGGGAGACTCTAGCTGAGAAATGGCACATATTGACATCGGCCATGATAACAGAAGGTTGGGACACGGCAGTGAAGCAGCTGAAGGAAGGGAAACCCGCTGCGACTGACGAGTGGAGGGGCATGAGCCCTGAGCAGCTGAGTGCCATCTACAAGGAAAGGGAGGAACAATGCATTGAGAGACAG AGACAGCGTGATATCGAGAAGAACCAGGAAGCAGCATGGAACTCCCAGATCCTGAAGGCATCCGGAGAAGCCCGGCAGGAGGAAACAAGAACCTCGGATCTAAGGCGAGCAAAGCGGATCCAAGCAGACCAATTCAACACGCAGCTGGCCAAAGAGCAGCAAGCACA TCAGCAGTACTTGAACAAGGAGCTGTACACCAACAAACCCACTCAGGATTACTTTCGCCAATTTAACACCACCTCTCGCTGA